A region from the Microcebus murinus isolate Inina chromosome 3, M.murinus_Inina_mat1.0, whole genome shotgun sequence genome encodes:
- the PACRGL gene encoding PACRG-like protein: MLADRQPGQSPTRGGGWYADRGGREARSKGEAMQKSECPRGTQLRNRVTGNCDQRALSSAQIKCRTTVQQIKSSSSTSSPESVRKLHPRPSDKLNPKTINPFAEQSRAPSAFSAIYSKGGIPCRLVHGSVRHRLQWECPPENLPFDPLLITLAEGLRETKHPYTFVSKEAFRELLLVKSAPEKTVPLLPRLIPVLKAALVHSDNEVFERGLNALVQLSVVVGPCLNDHLKHLLTSLSKRLMDKKFKEPITSALQKLEQHGGSGSLIIIKSKIPTYCSICC, encoded by the exons ATGTTAGCTGACCGGCAGCCGGGCCAAAGCCCCACCAGGGGCGGCGGCTGGTATGCGGATCGCGGCGGGAGAGAGGCGCG GAGTAAAGGGGAAGCAATGCAGAAATCAGAGTGCCCCAGAGGTACACAGTTGAGAAACAGAGTAACAG GTAACTGTGATCAAAGGGCACTATCAAGTGCACAAATAAAATGCAGGACTACAGTTCAGCAAATCAAATCCTCCTCATCAACCAGTTCTCCAGAGTCTGTACGAAAACTTCATCCTCGACCTAGTGATAAACTTAACCCTAAAACAATTAACCCG tttgcTGAACAATCACGAGCCCCTTCTGCTTTCTCAGCTATTTACTCTAAAGGAGGTATACCGTGCAG attggTCCATGGTTCAGTAAGACACAGATTACAGTGGGAATGTCCTCCTGAAAATCTTCCATTTGATCCTCTTCTTATTACTTTAGCTGAG GGTCTGAGAGAGACTAAACATCCATATACCTTTGTGTCAAAGGAGGCTTTTAGAGAATTACTTTTGGTCAAAAGTGCTCCTGAAAAAACTGTTCCTTTGCTACCTAGACTGATTCCTGTACTGAAGGCAGCTCTG GTCCATTCAGATAATGAAGTGTTTGAAAGAGGATTGAATGCCCTGGTACAGTTAAGTGTTGTTGTTGGTCCTTGTCTAAATGACCATCTGAAACATCTGCTTACCAGT CTTTCCAAGAGACTAATGGACAAGAAATTCAAAGAGCCAATCACCAGTGCATTACAAAAACTAGAACAGCATGGTGGAAGT gGAAGCCTTATCATCATCAAATCTAAAATTCCAACATATTGCTCCATATGCTGTTGA